The following coding sequences lie in one Musa acuminata AAA Group cultivar baxijiao chromosome BXJ1-8, Cavendish_Baxijiao_AAA, whole genome shotgun sequence genomic window:
- the LOC135588349 gene encoding uncharacterized protein LOC135588349 has protein sequence METLVAVGHHRSQYCSRSKPRITDHFGSSPPRGFKGINCRTFQSGVAILPSPPTKDFFFNGYSEPKSPVYYSEPPKRSRRTKPIPINPVPTPKEATFADDFSCSELWAGPAYSNSPPPSSLPIPKFSLRQKRSMSLEIPVPKSEVTFQPISRSAPSSPSREATTSINDFLNNATATSTATATETLRRILHLDIVDD, from the coding sequence ATGGAGACACTAGTTGCGGTTGGTCATCATCGGAGCCAATATTGCAGCAGGAGCAAGCCACGGATCACGGATCATTTCGGTTCCTCGCCTCCGAGAGGCTTCAAAGGGATCAATTGCCGAACCTTTCAGTCTGGTGTGGCTATTCTGCCGTCGCCTCCCacgaaagatttcttttttaaTGGCTATTCGGAACCCAAATCTCCTGTCTATTATTCGGAACCTCCCAAAAGAAGTAGGAGGACCAAACCCATCCCTATTAACCCCGTGCCGACTCCTAAAGAAGCCACCTTTGCCGATGACTTTTCATGCTCTGAGCTGTGGGCTGGGCCTGCCTACTCGAACTCACCCCCTCCTAGTTCGTTGCCCATCCCTAAATTTTCCCTTCGACAGAAGCGCAGTATGTCCCTTGAAATCCCAGTTCCGAAATCTGAGGTCACATTCCAACCTATATCAAGATCAGCCCCGTCTTCTCCCTCCAGAGAGGCCACTACTTCCATCAATGACTTCCTTAACAACGCCACTGCTACTTCCACTGCCACTGCCACGGAGACCTTAAGACGAATTCTCCACTTGGATATCGTTGATGACTGA
- the LOC135588350 gene encoding type IV inositol polyphosphate 5-phosphatase 7-like yields the protein MQNTALLSSFSLMCVFFSGGGEEWRGSITGTEAHSVKKSKIERLSRKNRDQARRGKIDLDAAEVTETLHYRIFAATWNVGGKSPPSNLNLDDWLHTSPAADIYVLGFQEIVPLSAGNVLGTEDNAPAKKWIALIRKALNNLPGNSSSGSYRTPSPLPNPVVELDDDFEGASMRQRNLFHRRSFQSLSRSLRIDGDILAPQPRLDRRHSVCDRVIFANRPSDYDPNYRWGGSSDDENISGDYSPGTTAYCSPVSYGYGASSSIEDRERAGHSRYCLVASKQMVGIFLTIWVRGDTRDSIRNLKVSCVGRGLMGYLGNKGSISISMSLHQTSFCFICSHLSSGQKDGDELRRNSDVMEILRKTRFPPVHGFCDERSPETIPEHDRIIWLGDLNYRIALSYRSAKALVEMRNWKALLEKDQLRIEQRSGRVFQGWNEGKIYFPPTYKYSNNSDRYTGDDMNLKEKRRTPAWCDRILWYGRGLNQLSYVRGESRFSDHRPVSSIFTAEVESINHSRIQNMNCSSAQVDIEELLPFSSGYTELCFF from the exons ATGCAAAACACAGccttgctttcttctttttctttgatgtgtGTGTTCTTTTCAGGAGGTGGTGAGGAATGGCGGGGCAGCATCACCGGGACGGAAGCACACTCTGTCAAGAAAAGCAAAATAG AGAGGTTGTCCAGGAAGAACCGAGATCAAGCTCGACGAGGAAAGATCGATCTTGATGCAGCTGAAGTCACAGAAACTCTCCACTACAG GATCTTTGCAGCAACATGGAATGTAGGTGGGAAATCCCCACCGAGTAATCTGAACCTTGATGATTGGCTCCACACCTCACCTGCCGCAGACATATATGTCCTGGG GTTTCAGGAAATTGTACCTCTCAGTGCGGGAAACGTTCTCGGAACAGAGGACAATGCACCTGCGAAGAAATGGATAGCTCTCATCAGGAAGGCACTGAACAATCTTCCGGGCAATAGCAGCAGCGGCAGCTACCGAACACCTTCCCCTCTTCCCAACCCAGTTGTGGAGCTGGATGATGACTTCGAGGGCGCATCGATGAGGCAAAGGAACTTGTTCCACCGTCGTTCCTTCCAGTCCTTGAGTCGAAGCTTGAGAATCGATGGAGATATTCTGGCTCCACAGCCAAGGCTGGATCGTCGGCACAGTGTCTGTGATCGGGTCATCTTCGCAAACAGGCCGAGTGACTACGACCCCAACTATCGATGGGGCGGGTCATCTGATGACGAGAATATTAGTGGGGATTACTCACCTGGCACAACCGCATACTGCTCGCCGGTGTCGTATGGCTACGGAGCTTCCTCCTCGATAGAGGACAGGGAGAGAGCAGGGCATTCGAG GTATTGTTTAGTGGCGAGCAAGCAGATGGTGGGAATATTTCTCACCATTTGGGTGAGAGGAGACACGAGAGACAGCATAAGGAACTTGAAGGTCTCTTGCGTTGGTAGAGGATTGATGGGTTATCTTGGGAACAAG GGTTCGATTTCGATTAGCATGTCTTTGCACCAAACAAGCTTCTGCTTCATCTGCAGCCATTTGAGTTCTGGGCAGAAGGATGGTGATGAGCTGCGGAGGAACTCTGATGTCATGGAGATCCTGAGGAAGACCAGGTTCCCTCCGGTTCATGGGTTTTGTGATGAGAGATCACCTGAAACCATCCCTGAGCATGA TCGAATCATTTGGCTCGGAGATCTAAATTACCGAATTGCTCTTTCATATCGCTCCGCGAAGGCTCTTGTCGAGATGCGTAACTGGAAAGCACTGTTGGAAAAAGATCAG CTTCGGATAGAGCAAAGATCAGGCCGAGTCTTCCAGGGTTGGAATGAAGGAAAAATATACTTCCCTCCCACATACAAGTACTCGAACAACTCAGACCGCTACACTGGAGATGACATGAACCTTAAAGAGAAACGTCGAACACCTGCATG GTGCGATCGTATCTTATGGTATGGAAGAGGCCTCAACCAGCTCTCTTACGTTCGTGGAGAGTCGAGGTTCTCTGATCATAGACCGGTTTCTAGCATTTTTACAGCAGAAGTCGAGTCGATTAATCATAGCCGAATACAGAACATGAATTGCTCTAGCGCTCAAGTAGACATCGAAGAGCTTTTGCCATTTTCAAGTGGTTATACGGAACTCTGCTTCTTTTAA